A genomic region of Hyphomicrobiales bacterium contains the following coding sequences:
- a CDS encoding nickel ABC transporter ATP-binding protein NikE — translation MTVRRTAHDPLLEVRGLRIEASVDGQVSPILQGVDLHVRRGEVVGIIGESGAGKSTLGLAVMGFTRDGCRVVGGHVSFDGIDILSLGERARRRLRGARMAYVAQSAAAAFNPAFRLITQYAESPVRFGIETRSEAERSAVEYYRKMQLPSPETFGLRYPHQVSGGQLQRAMTAMAMSCKPELIVFDEPTTALDVTTQLEVLRTIRAIVREQGTAALYISHDLAVVAQMADRILVLRHGRPVEEAETRAMLAAPKDDYTRTLWAVRKLRKPASSPPPDSGPPLLSIRSIEAGYGNSKVLHDVSLDLVAGRTVAVVGESGSGKSTLARVMTGLLPPTSGDLLLRGRPLEPSYRRRSRNELRTMQMIYQSADTSLNPKKRVREILERPMKSLLGRTARQRLERVRELLSMIELEPDVFIDRLPGSLSGGQKQRIAIARALASDPEIVICDEITSALDQVVAEGILRLLQRLQNELGITYLFITHDIETVRAVADLVVVMSNGRVVESGPRDTVLESPTHPYTMRLLDSVPQIDADWLDGRLARGIATDHETPAAG, via the coding sequence ATGACCGTGCGACGCACCGCTCATGACCCGCTGCTCGAGGTTCGCGGGTTGAGAATCGAGGCCTCGGTCGACGGGCAGGTCTCGCCGATCCTCCAGGGGGTCGACCTCCACGTGCGGCGCGGTGAGGTTGTCGGCATCATCGGGGAATCGGGGGCGGGAAAATCCACTCTCGGGCTTGCGGTCATGGGCTTCACGCGCGACGGCTGCCGTGTCGTCGGCGGTCATGTCTCTTTCGACGGGATCGATATCCTCTCCCTCGGGGAAAGGGCGCGGCGGAGACTGCGCGGAGCGCGGATGGCCTACGTCGCCCAGTCGGCCGCGGCGGCATTCAATCCCGCGTTCCGCCTGATCACCCAGTATGCCGAATCGCCCGTGCGGTTCGGCATCGAGACCCGCAGCGAGGCAGAGCGGTCCGCCGTCGAATACTATCGCAAGATGCAGCTGCCCTCGCCGGAGACCTTCGGCCTGCGCTATCCGCACCAGGTCTCGGGCGGTCAATTGCAGCGGGCGATGACGGCGATGGCGATGTCGTGCAAGCCTGAACTGATCGTCTTCGATGAACCGACCACCGCGCTCGACGTCACGACGCAGCTCGAGGTGTTGCGCACGATCCGAGCGATCGTACGCGAGCAAGGCACCGCCGCGCTCTACATCTCCCACGACCTCGCCGTCGTTGCCCAGATGGCCGACCGGATCCTGGTGCTTCGCCACGGGCGGCCCGTCGAGGAGGCGGAAACGCGGGCCATGCTGGCGGCTCCAAAGGATGATTATACGAGGACCCTCTGGGCCGTGCGAAAGCTGCGCAAGCCCGCCTCGTCCCCGCCCCCCGATTCCGGACCTCCGCTTCTCTCCATTCGTTCCATCGAGGCGGGCTATGGAAATTCGAAGGTCCTGCATGACGTTTCCCTCGACCTCGTCGCCGGACGAACCGTCGCCGTCGTCGGGGAGTCGGGCAGCGGAAAATCCACCCTGGCTCGCGTGATGACCGGCCTGCTCCCCCCGACCTCGGGTGACCTCCTGCTGCGCGGCCGGCCGCTCGAGCCGAGCTACCGCAGGCGTTCGCGCAACGAATTGCGCACCATGCAGATGATCTATCAGTCCGCCGATACGTCTCTCAATCCGAAGAAGCGCGTCCGGGAGATCCTCGAGCGTCCGATGAAAAGCCTCCTCGGTCGCACCGCCCGCCAGCGGCTCGAACGGGTGCGCGAACTCCTGTCGATGATCGAACTCGAGCCGGACGTCTTCATCGACCGACTGCCCGGCAGTCTTTCGGGAGGACAAAAGCAGCGCATCGCGATTGCACGTGCGCTCGCCAGTGATCCCGAGATCGTCATCTGCGACGAGATCACCTCGGCGCTCGATCAGGTCGTCGCGGAAGGCATTCTCCGTCTGCTCCAGCGCCTCCAGAACGAACTCGGGATCACGTATCTCTTCATCACGCACGACATCGAGACCGTCCGAGCCGTCGCCGACCTCGTCGTCGTGATGTCGAACGGGCGGGTCGTCGAATCCGGCCCGAGGGATACCGTTCTCGAGAGCCCCACGCATCCCTATACGATGCGCCTCCTCGACAGCGTGCCGCAGATCGATGCCGATTGGCTCGATGGACGGCTCGCTCGCGGGATTGCCACCGACCATGAGACGCCAGCCGCGGGATGA
- a CDS encoding ABC transporter permease subunit: MTLARSLRSAPPTAWFGMIVIATYVFVALFVDLIAPYGEREVVGAQYLPWSAEHLLGTDNLGRDMLSRILYGARNTVGIAFLATVLTFLIGVLLGLVAAAIGGLVDQVLSRMVDVLMAIPLFIFALLLLTIVGTSIINMILVIAVLEATRVYRLTRAVAREIVVLDYIEAARLRGERLAYLMFSEVLPNITAPLAAEFGMRFCFIFLLIAALSFLGLGIQPPTADWGSMVRENATLITFGDITPLLPASAIALLTVAVNFVVDWQLFRASGLQK; the protein is encoded by the coding sequence ATGACCCTTGCAAGGAGCCTTCGCAGTGCGCCGCCGACCGCCTGGTTCGGCATGATCGTGATCGCGACCTACGTCTTCGTTGCGCTCTTCGTCGATCTGATCGCGCCCTACGGTGAGCGCGAGGTGGTTGGCGCCCAATACCTTCCCTGGAGCGCCGAGCACCTGCTCGGAACCGACAATCTCGGCCGCGACATGCTCTCGCGCATCCTCTACGGCGCGCGGAACACGGTCGGCATCGCCTTCCTCGCGACCGTCCTCACCTTTCTCATCGGCGTGCTGCTCGGCCTGGTTGCGGCCGCGATCGGTGGCCTCGTCGACCAGGTCCTCAGCCGGATGGTGGATGTGCTGATGGCGATCCCGCTGTTCATATTCGCCCTCCTGCTGCTGACCATCGTCGGCACCTCGATCATCAATATGATCCTCGTCATCGCGGTTCTCGAGGCAACGCGCGTCTACCGGCTGACGCGCGCCGTCGCGCGCGAGATCGTGGTGCTCGACTACATCGAGGCGGCGCGCCTGCGCGGCGAGCGGCTCGCCTACCTCATGTTCAGCGAAGTCCTCCCCAACATCACCGCGCCGCTCGCCGCCGAGTTCGGCATGCGCTTCTGCTTCATTTTCCTGCTCATCGCGGCACTGTCCTTCCTCGGGCTCGGCATCCAGCCGCCGACCGCCGATTGGGGCTCCATGGTGCGTGAGAACGCCACGCTCATCACGTTCGGGGATATCACGCCGTTGCTTCCGGCGAGCGCCATCGCGCTGCTTACGGTCGCTGTCAATTTCGTGGTCGACTGGCAGCTCTTCCGGGCCAGCGGCTTGCAGAAGTGA
- a CDS encoding ABC transporter permease subunit, translating into MTLATRLILGRLLLGLATLLVVSVIIFGAVELLPGDLADEILGQYATEETTAAIRRDLGLDRPAVERYFEWLGAIFSGDLGTSLANRREISEVMASRAGNTLFLAALVAVISVPLAIGFGLLAALYRNTLADRSINAIALSAISIPEFLIAYILIVTLSRTGWFPSFVVIDATTSLVDRIHQSLLPAFALTVVVAAHMMRMTRAAIMNLLASPYIEMAHVKGAPLGAVILRHALPNALAPIINVVALNLAWLVVGVVVVEVIFVYPGLGQLMVDAVAKRDIPVVQACSLFFACVYILLNLAADIGAILANPRLRHAR; encoded by the coding sequence TCCGTCATCATCTTCGGCGCGGTCGAGTTGCTGCCTGGCGACCTGGCGGACGAAATCCTCGGCCAGTACGCGACGGAGGAGACGACCGCCGCGATCCGCCGCGACCTCGGGCTCGACCGACCTGCCGTGGAGCGATATTTCGAATGGCTCGGCGCCATCTTCTCGGGCGACCTCGGCACCTCGCTCGCCAACCGGCGCGAGATCAGTGAGGTGATGGCATCGCGGGCCGGCAACACGCTGTTCCTGGCGGCGCTCGTTGCCGTCATTTCCGTGCCGCTCGCCATCGGGTTCGGGCTTTTGGCGGCCCTATACCGCAACACGCTCGCCGACCGCTCCATCAACGCCATCGCGCTCTCGGCGATCTCGATCCCGGAGTTCCTCATCGCCTATATCCTCATCGTGACGCTGAGCCGCACCGGCTGGTTTCCCTCCTTCGTCGTGATCGATGCGACGACGAGCCTTGTCGATCGCATCCACCAGAGCCTGCTGCCGGCCTTCGCGCTCACCGTTGTTGTCGCCGCCCACATGATGCGGATGACGCGGGCGGCGATCATGAACCTGTTGGCCTCCCCCTACATCGAGATGGCGCATGTCAAGGGCGCCCCGCTCGGCGCCGTTATCCTTCGTCACGCCTTGCCCAATGCCCTCGCCCCGATCATCAACGTGGTCGCCCTCAATCTCGCCTGGCTCGTGGTCGGGGTCGTCGTGGTCGAGGTCATTTTCGTCTATCCCGGGCTCGGCCAACTGATGGTGGATGCCGTGGCCAAGCGCGACATCCCCGTCGTGCAGGCGTGCAGCCTCTTTTTCGCCTGCGTCTACATCCTCCTGAACCTTGCGGCCGACATCGGCGCGATCCTCGCCAATCCCCGACTGCGGCATGCCCGGTGA